A genomic segment from Variovorax paradoxus B4 encodes:
- a CDS encoding sensor histidine kinase has protein sequence MNIAARLRRASLWQRLALLLFPALLAVTGIELWMTRHDALAAANAAYDRSLLGALKSIDANISTASGGLSVELPYSMFEFFELTASGQVFFRVATSDGLVELGSADLPAPPAELAMGVPSFYDATYFGEAVRLAAYRRDLDRAPAGSTGRSVLIQVGESTRSRQEFTARFVRSAALRDGLVLAMLLCGTALALAAALRPLSRLAREVQARTPDDLTRIAEADLPAEVRPLVAAVNQQMSRTQDLVVQQRQFLDDASHQLRTHLTTLQMQADYARREQDPVQVQAALDALATEIGRATRSAQQLLALGRSDTVAVEPAEFDLAALLREVAVDLLPLARAKRIDLGIHAPTLEFFAVADRGLLREALGNLVTNAIAYTPTEGTITLFAAGDAAGWSLNVEDDGPGLGEEERAALGQRFRRGARAAKGGFGLGLAIARSIAQRHRGELRLESREAGTGLHAIIWWPRPAAS, from the coding sequence CTGAACATTGCGGCTCGTCTGCGGCGCGCGAGCCTGTGGCAGCGGCTCGCGCTGCTGCTGTTCCCCGCCCTGCTCGCGGTGACTGGCATCGAGCTGTGGATGACACGGCACGACGCGCTCGCCGCCGCCAACGCGGCCTATGACCGTTCGCTGCTGGGCGCACTCAAATCCATCGACGCCAACATCTCGACCGCCTCGGGCGGCCTCTCGGTCGAGCTGCCGTACTCCATGTTCGAGTTCTTCGAGCTCACGGCGAGCGGCCAGGTGTTCTTTCGCGTGGCGACTTCCGATGGGCTGGTCGAACTCGGCAGCGCCGACCTGCCCGCGCCGCCCGCCGAGCTGGCCATGGGCGTGCCGTCCTTCTACGACGCGACCTACTTCGGCGAGGCGGTGCGACTGGCGGCCTACCGGCGCGACCTCGACCGCGCACCGGCCGGCAGCACCGGCCGCAGCGTGCTGATCCAGGTCGGCGAGAGCACGCGCTCGCGGCAGGAATTCACAGCCCGCTTCGTGCGCAGCGCCGCACTGCGCGACGGGCTGGTGCTGGCGATGCTGCTCTGCGGCACCGCCCTTGCGCTCGCTGCAGCACTGCGGCCGTTGTCGAGGCTGGCGCGCGAGGTGCAGGCCCGCACGCCCGACGACCTGACGCGCATCGCGGAGGCCGATCTGCCGGCCGAAGTGCGCCCGCTGGTGGCGGCGGTCAACCAGCAGATGTCGCGCACGCAGGACCTGGTGGTGCAGCAGCGCCAGTTTCTCGACGACGCCTCGCACCAGCTGCGCACCCACCTCACCACGCTGCAGATGCAGGCCGACTACGCGCGGCGCGAGCAGGACCCGGTGCAGGTGCAGGCGGCACTCGATGCGCTCGCGACCGAGATCGGCCGCGCGACGCGCAGCGCACAGCAACTGCTCGCGCTCGGCCGCAGCGACACGGTGGCGGTGGAGCCCGCTGAATTCGACCTCGCGGCGCTGCTGCGGGAAGTGGCCGTCGACCTGCTGCCGCTGGCGCGCGCCAAGCGCATCGACCTGGGCATCCATGCGCCCACGCTCGAGTTCTTCGCGGTTGCGGACCGGGGACTGCTGCGCGAGGCGCTGGGCAACCTCGTGACGAACGCCATCGCCTACACCCCGACCGAAGGAACGATCACCCTCTTCGCTGCCGGCGATGCGGCGGGCTGGAGCCTCAACGTCGAAGACGATGGTCCCGGCCTGGGCGAGGAAGAACGCGCCGCGCTGGGCCAGCGCTTTCGCCGCGGCGCACGCGCGGCCAAGGGCGGTTTCGGCCTCGGGCTGGCCATTGCGCGTTCCATCGCACAGCGGCACCGGGGCGAGCTGCGGCTCGAATCCCGCGAGGCGGGCACGGGCCTGCATGCGATCATCTGGTGGCCTCGGCCGGCCGCCAGCTAG
- a CDS encoding Bug family tripartite tricarboxylate transporter substrate binding protein, which yields MPISSATRRHALRTLSALLLPGSLRAAAASANDPSEAAADCIIPAKAGGGFDLSCALARDALQAVRPTRPPLGQRYLPGGIGAVAFDRIATGRLGGPGTLVAFSSGSLLNLAQGRFGPHPPSAVRWIATLGTDYGVIAVHRDSPYKRLQDLIAALRQEPSRIAFGAGGTVGSQDWVKAALLVRAAGRDHKAMRFVSFEGGGDALGALQGKHVDVFPGDAAEALQAITGGAAVRLLAVLSQTRLGGALTGVPTAREQGVDIVWPTVRGLYLSANVPEASVRAWTTAFQEASAAPGYAALREQHGLYPFALTGAALDEYVAAQIKTYRRLADELGLRRWPS from the coding sequence ATGCCGATCTCCTCCGCCACCCGCCGCCATGCGCTGCGCACGCTGTCTGCATTGCTGCTGCCTGGAAGTCTTCGTGCCGCTGCGGCGTCGGCCAACGATCCGTCCGAGGCCGCGGCGGACTGCATCATTCCCGCCAAGGCGGGCGGCGGCTTCGACCTCAGCTGCGCCCTCGCGCGCGATGCGCTGCAGGCGGTGCGCCCGACGCGTCCGCCATTGGGCCAGCGCTACCTGCCGGGCGGCATCGGCGCGGTGGCCTTCGACCGCATCGCCACCGGGCGGCTCGGCGGACCGGGCACGCTGGTGGCGTTCTCGAGCGGCTCGCTGCTCAATCTTGCGCAAGGCCGCTTCGGGCCGCACCCGCCTTCAGCGGTGCGCTGGATCGCCACGCTCGGCACCGACTACGGCGTGATCGCCGTGCACCGCGACTCCCCCTACAAGCGCCTGCAGGACCTGATCGCCGCCCTGCGGCAAGAACCCTCGCGCATTGCCTTCGGCGCGGGCGGCACGGTCGGCAGCCAGGACTGGGTGAAGGCCGCGTTGCTGGTGCGCGCCGCGGGCCGCGATCACAAGGCCATGCGCTTCGTGTCCTTCGAAGGCGGCGGCGATGCGCTGGGCGCACTGCAGGGCAAGCATGTCGACGTATTCCCCGGCGATGCGGCCGAAGCCTTGCAGGCCATCACGGGCGGCGCGGCGGTGCGGCTGCTGGCCGTGCTGTCGCAGACGCGGCTGGGCGGCGCGCTCACCGGCGTGCCCACTGCGCGCGAGCAAGGCGTGGACATCGTCTGGCCGACGGTTCGCGGCCTGTACCTCAGCGCAAACGTGCCTGAAGCTTCTGTGCGTGCATGGACCACGGCCTTCCAGGAAGCGAGCGCAGCGCCCGGCTACGCGGCATTGCGCGAGCAGCACGGGCTCTACCCCTTCGCGCTCACCGGCGCCGCGCTGGACGAGTACGTGGCGGCGCAGATCAAGACCTATCGACGACTTGCCGACGAACTGGGCCTGCGACGCTGGCCTTCCTGA
- a CDS encoding DUF6194 family protein — protein MTEDAITQHLIDLMAGGHLQVADDNTFFFHGTDNKFPFATIVTKDNDFDSASNLNRPGVFRLNVGVGKETFRALFGELDEGNIDFTALDKLMPHPVYAKMYWVSVINPSNKTFETVKPLLTEARSLAIARDKSK, from the coding sequence ATGACCGAAGACGCGATCACCCAACACCTCATCGACCTGATGGCCGGCGGCCATTTACAGGTCGCCGACGACAACACTTTTTTCTTTCACGGCACGGACAACAAGTTCCCCTTCGCCACCATCGTGACGAAGGACAACGACTTCGACAGCGCCTCGAACCTGAATCGTCCCGGCGTCTTCCGCCTCAACGTGGGCGTCGGCAAGGAAACCTTCCGCGCGCTGTTCGGCGAACTGGACGAAGGGAACATCGACTTCACCGCGCTCGACAAGCTCATGCCGCATCCGGTGTACGCAAAGATGTACTGGGTCAGCGTGATCAACCCGAGCAACAAGACCTTCGAGACAGTGAAGCCTCTGCTCACGGAAGCCCGCAGCCTCGCGATCGCAAGGGACAAGAGCAAGTAG
- a CDS encoding LysR family transcriptional regulator: MNISVEVKEAVEYSLPGPPMPSQDPMRAIGFVMTHAGFPVARRWPIRASARQDAFMKLQDLDLHLLRAFDALLREKHVTRAAERLGMSQSSMSVSLAKLRDLFGDELLMRSGSGWMPTELALVLWPRVQDAIGALERVLESPSFDAATATTTFRLIVIDYIDLLMMPAVMRRIRQEAPGVKLHVLQTNPHHFGEMMAAGELDLALTYFPGAPDYLKGRKLFSDRFLGLCASSHPVLSQTLDVGSFCALPHVTIELDAAQIYNVQIDAALEPHGLRRRVQMIKPSFLALPFVLETSDMVASVPARLARRMTRMATVSLFDIPLELPLFDVRMLWHPRTDHSPAHEWLRDLMLACAREA; the protein is encoded by the coding sequence GTGAATATCTCTGTGGAAGTGAAGGAGGCCGTCGAGTATTCGCTTCCAGGCCCGCCGATGCCATCGCAAGATCCGATGCGCGCCATCGGCTTCGTGATGACGCATGCGGGTTTTCCCGTCGCAAGGCGCTGGCCGATCCGCGCGTCGGCGCGGCAAGATGCGTTCATGAAACTTCAGGATCTCGACCTGCACCTGCTGCGCGCCTTCGACGCGCTACTGCGCGAAAAGCACGTCACCCGCGCCGCGGAACGGCTGGGAATGAGCCAGTCGTCGATGAGCGTGTCGCTTGCCAAGCTGCGCGATCTGTTCGGCGACGAATTGCTGATGCGCTCGGGCAGCGGGTGGATGCCGACTGAGCTGGCATTGGTGCTCTGGCCACGTGTTCAGGATGCCATCGGCGCGCTCGAGCGCGTGCTCGAATCGCCGAGCTTCGATGCCGCCACCGCGACGACGACCTTCCGCCTGATCGTCATCGACTACATCGACCTGCTGATGATGCCGGCCGTGATGCGCCGCATCCGGCAGGAGGCACCGGGCGTGAAGCTGCATGTGCTGCAGACCAACCCCCATCATTTCGGCGAGATGATGGCGGCCGGCGAACTCGACCTGGCGTTGACGTATTTCCCCGGAGCGCCGGACTACCTGAAGGGGCGCAAGCTCTTTTCGGATCGCTTCCTGGGCCTGTGCGCCAGCAGCCATCCGGTGCTTTCCCAAACGCTCGATGTGGGGAGTTTCTGCGCGCTGCCGCATGTGACCATCGAACTCGATGCTGCGCAGATCTACAACGTGCAGATCGACGCGGCGCTCGAACCCCATGGCCTGCGCCGGCGGGTACAGATGATCAAGCCCAGCTTTCTGGCGCTGCCCTTCGTGCTGGAGACTTCGGACATGGTGGCCAGCGTGCCCGCACGCCTGGCGCGCCGCATGACGCGCATGGCGACGGTCTCGTTGTTCGACATCCCGCTCGAGCTGCCACTGTTCGATGTGCGCATGCTCTGGCACCCGCGCACCGACCATTCGCCCGCGCACGAATGGCTGCGCGACCTGATGCTGGCCTGCGCTCGCGAGGCCTGA